The following coding sequences lie in one Lolium perenne isolate Kyuss_39 chromosome 2, Kyuss_2.0, whole genome shotgun sequence genomic window:
- the LOC127333875 gene encoding protein CHLORORESPIRATORY REDUCTION 42, chloroplastic has product MMLLQPTAAAVSPSSCCAVWLPIPTFPVRRYRSSISVRCANSDASDISKAKLKVGSPIVIIEEPPMLKTAASVPSLRQNAGRVKPGDVGRIMARKPKDVWAVRLAVGTYLLDGKHFKALEVVDEEGDSSNNQAEDK; this is encoded by the exons ATGATGCTACTACAGCCAACCGCTGCTGCTGTATCTCCCTCATCCTGCTGCGCCGTATGGCTGCCGATCCCAACCTTTCCAGTCCGACGATATCGTTCCAGCATCAGTGTCCGGTGCGCAAACAGCGACGCCTCCGACATCTCAAAGGCGAAGCTCAAGGTCGGCTCGCCAATTGTCATCATCGAGGAACCACCAATGCTCAAGACCGCAGCGTCGGTGCCCTCGCTTCGGCAGAACGCCGGCCGCGTCAAACCAGGCGACGTCGGGAG GATAATGGCGCGGAAGCCGAAGGACGTCTGGGCTGTGCGGCTTGCTGTCGGCACGTACCTGCTGGATGGCAAGCACTTCAAGGCCCTGGAGGTCGTCGATGAGGAAGGCGACAGCAGCAACAATCAGGCCGAAGACAAATAA
- the LOC127333874 gene encoding syntaxin-132 produces MNNLLTDSFELPRRDSSRDGDVEMGMHQPDASDNLKGFLKKVDGIESLIAKLTNLLTKLQTANEESKAVTKASAMKAIKQRMEKDIDEVGKIARLAKAKFDELEKDNLSNRQKPGCGKGSAVDRSREQTTGAVKKKLKGRMDEFQVLRESIRQEYREVVERRVFTVTGNRPDEETIDDLIETGRSEQIFKDAVQQQGRGQILDTVAEIQERHDAVRDLERKLLELQQIFLDMAVLVDAQGDMINHIETHVSNATNHISQGVGALQNAKKLQRNSRKWMCYAIILLLVVVVIVVVAVIQPWKK; encoded by the exons ATGAACAACCTGCTCACC GATTCCTTTGAGCTTCCTCGGCGTGATTCCTCAAGAGATGGGGACGTTGAAATGGGAATGCATCAGCCTGATGCTTCAGATAATTTAAAAGGTTTCTTAAAAAAG GTCGATGGAATCGAGAGCCTAATCGCTAAGCTGACGAATCTCTTGACTAAGCTCCAG ACTGCAAATGAGGAATCAAAAGCAGTTACAAAAGCGAGTGCCATGAAAG CGATTAAGCAGCGAATGGAGAAAGATATAGATGAAGTTGGCAAAATTGCTCGCTTGGCAAAGGCAAAATTTGATGAACTGGAAAAAGAC AACCTTTCTAACAGGCAGAAACCTGGATGCGGGAAGGGTTCTGCAGTAGACCGATCAAGAGAGCAGACTACTGG AGCAGTAAAAAAGAAATTGAAGGGACGGATGGATGAATTTCAG GTATTGAGAGAATCAATCCGGCAGGAGTACCGGGAAGTCGTTGAAAGAAGAGTATTCACTGTAACAGGAAATCGCCCTGATGAAGAG ACTATTGATGATTTAATAGAGACTGGGAGAAGTGAGCAAATATTCAAAGATGCGGTTCAACAGCAGGGGAGAGGCCAG ATTTTGGACACTGTTGCTGAGATACAGGAGCGACATGACGCTGTAAGGGATCTGGAGAGGAAGCTTCTGGAGCTGCAACAG ATATTCCTGGATATGGCAGTGTTGGTCGATGCTCAAGGAGACATGATCAACCACATCGAGACACAT gtttcaaatgctACCAACCACATATCGCAAGGTGTGGGCGCCCTCCAGAACGCAAAGAAGCTGCAGAGGAACTCGAGGAAGTGGATGTGCTACGCCATCATCCTTCTCCTCGTGGTAGTGGTGATCGTCGTCGTTGCAGTTATCCAGCCATGGAAGAAGTAA